One genomic window of Haloferax mediterranei ATCC 33500 includes the following:
- a CDS encoding DUF7560 family zinc ribbon protein: protein MGAPRADEYEFTCTQCGERFEVNDSMRDALLERGCPICGSATSENEFATLSP from the coding sequence ATGGGTGCACCGAGGGCCGACGAATACGAGTTTACGTGCACCCAGTGCGGCGAGCGATTCGAAGTCAACGATTCGATGCGCGATGCGCTCCTTGAGCGTGGCTGTCCAATCTGCGGTTCTGCCACTTCGGAAAACGAATTCGCTACGCTCTCTCCGTGA
- a CDS encoding DUF7560 family zinc ribbon protein encodes MSDSADYTFVCPECAESMLVNDSMRDALLDNGCVICSASLTQDAFSHA; translated from the coding sequence ATGAGCGACAGCGCGGACTACACTTTCGTCTGCCCGGAGTGTGCCGAGTCCATGCTGGTCAACGATTCGATGCGCGATGCGCTTCTCGATAATGGATGTGTCATCTGTAGCGCCTCGCTCACCCAAGATGCGTTCTCTCACGCCTGA
- a CDS encoding pyridoxamine 5'-phosphate oxidase family protein translates to MSLDQQTELSPDEIHEVLTRHETGVLSLAKADEPYAIPISYGYNAESGCFYLRLVSTPESEKRQFLTSSPRARLVVHEADGQLYRSIIAEGTLERVDPDELTVERIVQYGEAKRPLFEIWGETKRDLDIQLFELEPDSLGGREIELDPEESDA, encoded by the coding sequence ATGTCTCTGGACCAACAGACAGAACTCTCGCCCGACGAGATACATGAGGTCTTGACCCGTCACGAGACGGGTGTCCTCTCGCTTGCGAAGGCAGACGAGCCTTACGCAATCCCTATATCCTACGGATACAACGCCGAAAGCGGTTGTTTCTATCTCCGACTCGTCTCGACACCCGAGAGCGAAAAACGCCAATTTCTCACCTCCTCGCCCCGTGCTCGACTCGTCGTGCACGAAGCGGATGGCCAACTCTATCGGAGCATCATCGCCGAGGGGACGCTCGAACGGGTCGACCCGGACGAGTTGACAGTCGAGCGCATCGTCCAGTACGGGGAGGCCAAACGACCGCTGTTCGAAATCTGGGGGGAGACCAAACGCGACCTCGATATCCAACTGTTCGAACTCGAACCTGACAGTCTAGGCGGCCGAGAGATAGAACTCGACCCCGAGGAGTCCGACGCGTGA
- a CDS encoding DNA-binding protein: MPTGIRATVEFDTPSVCPIASIAHSTDSAVDTVSRSVVANPDSVSVSEFVVEVEELPDETTLDPIFSYGTKHLYRFSHEESTGCPCECLGEFGCPVDRYFAHRGTLTLVFHAADYEQLQNVIGELRDRFPGTDIKRLVRSPTGDAPGDSIFVDRGKLTTRQLEVIQTAYEMGYFERPRGANATEVAATLDINQSTFSEHLAAALTKLLGDILEES; encoded by the coding sequence ATGCCCACTGGGATTCGTGCGACTGTCGAGTTCGACACGCCGTCCGTCTGTCCCATCGCCTCGATTGCACACTCGACAGACTCCGCCGTCGACACCGTCTCGAGAAGTGTTGTGGCGAACCCCGACTCAGTGAGTGTCTCCGAATTCGTCGTCGAGGTCGAGGAACTCCCCGACGAAACGACGCTCGACCCGATTTTCTCCTACGGGACGAAGCATCTCTACCGGTTTTCCCACGAGGAGAGCACGGGCTGTCCGTGTGAGTGTCTCGGCGAGTTCGGATGCCCAGTCGACCGGTACTTTGCACACCGTGGAACGCTCACGCTCGTGTTTCACGCGGCCGACTACGAACAACTCCAGAACGTTATCGGCGAACTCCGCGACCGATTCCCCGGAACCGATATCAAGCGACTCGTTCGGTCACCGACCGGTGACGCCCCCGGAGACAGTATCTTCGTCGACCGCGGGAAACTCACGACCCGCCAACTCGAAGTTATCCAGACCGCCTACGAGATGGGATACTTCGAACGCCCCAGAGGCGCAAACGCGACCGAGGTCGCGGCCACCCTCGACATCAATCAATCTACATTTTCAGAACATCTCGCGGCCGCGTTGACGAAACTACTCGGCGACATCCTCGAAGAGAGTTAG
- a CDS encoding winged helix-turn-helix domain-containing protein, which produces MSQASVPLSARSHTRSSPAEQVVDDQAAIDTLFDVLDDADSRCILDATDGVALSASEIAETCDLPLSTTYRKLDQLADADLLSKGLRISRSGKHTAEYERAIDDITVSVTSSGLEVRVTYRDVSDSESIVA; this is translated from the coding sequence ATGAGTCAGGCTTCAGTTCCTCTCTCCGCTCGTTCTCACACTCGCTCGTCGCCCGCGGAACAGGTCGTCGACGACCAGGCGGCTATCGACACGCTCTTCGACGTTCTCGACGATGCCGACTCCCGGTGTATTCTCGATGCGACCGACGGCGTGGCGCTGTCGGCAAGCGAAATCGCAGAGACGTGCGACCTCCCGCTTTCGACGACCTACCGGAAACTCGACCAACTCGCCGACGCCGATCTCCTCTCGAAGGGACTGCGTATCTCGCGCTCGGGAAAGCACACCGCCGAGTACGAACGCGCCATTGACGACATCACGGTCTCCGTCACGTCGTCCGGGTTGGAGGTTCGCGTTACTTACCGTGATGTTAGTGATTCTGAGTCTATCGTTGCCTGA
- a CDS encoding DUF2270 domain-containing protein, protein MSDDGERESSGGPLDSHIGAGVFDETMGPGSSFAHLYRGEIHRMKSWRERLDRTSNWAITLMAGILTWSFSAQTHPHYIILLGVVTLCIFLAIEARRFRAYDIWRSRVRMFQQNVFAYALDPEGGVVDEDWRQKLGEDYRKPNMKIPFEEALAHRLRRVYLPLFLVMLAAWVIQLTAYTDSTTFVTSAGVGTIPGNIVVAFVAGFYATLIGITFRPREWHVNGELIPSDVTGWEQPEYADS, encoded by the coding sequence ATGTCTGACGACGGGGAGCGTGAGTCGTCGGGAGGCCCGCTCGATTCACATATCGGAGCGGGCGTGTTCGACGAGACGATGGGTCCCGGTTCGTCGTTTGCACACCTCTACCGTGGAGAAATCCACCGCATGAAGTCGTGGCGCGAGCGACTGGACCGTACGAGCAACTGGGCGATTACGTTGATGGCGGGTATCCTGACGTGGTCGTTTTCCGCACAAACGCATCCCCATTACATCATCCTCCTTGGGGTAGTGACGCTGTGTATCTTCCTCGCTATCGAGGCGCGGCGATTCCGCGCGTACGATATCTGGCGCTCTCGGGTGCGGATGTTCCAGCAGAACGTGTTCGCGTACGCGCTCGACCCCGAGGGAGGTGTCGTCGACGAGGACTGGCGGCAGAAACTCGGTGAGGACTACCGCAAACCGAACATGAAGATACCGTTCGAGGAGGCCTTGGCCCATCGTCTTCGGCGGGTGTATCTCCCGCTGTTCCTCGTGATGCTCGCCGCGTGGGTCATCCAACTGACCGCCTACACGGATAGCACGACATTCGTCACCAGCGCTGGAGTCGGGACCATCCCCGGAAACATCGTCGTCGCCTTCGTTGCCGGGTTCTACGCAACGCTCATCGGAATCACGTTCCGACCGAGGGAATGGCACGTCAACGGCGAACTCATCCCGAGCGATGTGACGGGGTGGGAACAACCCGAGTACGCCGATTCGTAG
- a CDS encoding cold-shock protein, producing MAKGKVDFFNDTGGYGFISTDDADDDVFFHMEDVGGPDLEEGQEVEFDIEQAPKGPRATNVTRL from the coding sequence ATGGCGAAAGGTAAGGTTGACTTCTTCAACGACACCGGCGGTTACGGTTTCATCTCTACTGACGACGCGGACGACGACGTGTTCTTCCACATGGAAGATGTTGGCGGTCCGGACCTCGAAGAGGGACAGGAAGTGGAGTTCGACATCGAACAGGCCCCTAAGGGCCCGCGCGCGACGAACGTCACGCGCCTGTAA
- a CDS encoding cold-shock protein: MAKGKVDFFNDTGGYGFISTDDADDDVFFHMEDVGGPDLEEGQEIEFDIEQAPKGPRATNVTRL, encoded by the coding sequence ATGGCGAAAGGTAAGGTTGACTTCTTCAACGACACTGGCGGTTACGGTTTCATCTCTACTGACGACGCGGACGACGACGTGTTCTTCCACATGGAAGATGTTGGCGGCCCGGACCTCGAAGAGGGTCAGGAAATCGAATTCGACATCGAACAGGCCCCCAAGGGCCCGCGCGCGACGAACGTCACCCGCCTCTAA
- a CDS encoding sulfatase: MQTLLVTVDSLRADHLAQYGYERDTMPAVDRLAEAGTVFEHAFSNGPYTRISIPSFQTSHHLAYEAMDEFPTIASILSAEGETKTAVVGTQTGIGLVDGDFRFGETIDLGRDSYHEKATSERTLLEELRHQINRPATKISKLLQQRGSERLYNALRKPYNALFKDGGFQYLGYTSAEQVTDQALSWLDSNAESDFFLWIHYMEAHRPYGVHDDDPAYLDAPLGEDRIKALMKKAGLQPADVTEQERQLLVDLYDSDVRYCSRHLDRLFDGLEDLGLWDECNVLFSSDHGEEFREHGAFFHRNYPYDELTHVPLIVKTPTVDAPERISETRELLDLAPTITSFHLSDSIDPEFEGTHLFEGDDRTVFSLGQPNEIAPAVAVRTDEWRLIASKAGDQLYDIRTDPDEQRNVIDDNPAVAAELRDRIPEHLVTREVNPPRAPKDDVDREQLEALGYMELRD, translated from the coding sequence ATGCAAACCCTCCTCGTTACAGTCGATTCGCTGCGTGCGGACCATCTCGCACAGTATGGTTACGAGCGAGACACGATGCCCGCAGTGGACCGATTGGCCGAGGCGGGCACAGTGTTCGAACACGCGTTTTCGAACGGTCCGTACACGCGCATCTCGATTCCGTCGTTCCAGACCTCGCACCATCTGGCATACGAAGCAATGGACGAGTTCCCGACGATTGCATCGATACTCTCCGCGGAAGGAGAGACCAAGACAGCAGTCGTAGGAACACAGACCGGAATCGGACTCGTCGATGGTGACTTTCGATTCGGTGAGACGATTGACCTCGGTCGAGATTCGTACCACGAGAAGGCAACCAGCGAACGGACGCTTCTCGAAGAGCTTCGACACCAAATCAACCGTCCGGCGACGAAGATTAGTAAACTCCTCCAACAGCGCGGAAGCGAACGCCTCTACAATGCGTTACGGAAGCCGTACAACGCCCTGTTCAAAGACGGCGGATTCCAGTATCTGGGCTACACAAGCGCCGAACAAGTGACCGATCAGGCGCTATCGTGGCTCGATTCGAACGCCGAGTCGGATTTCTTCCTTTGGATTCACTATATGGAGGCTCACCGTCCCTATGGTGTCCACGATGACGACCCAGCGTATCTCGATGCACCGCTCGGTGAGGACCGAATCAAGGCGTTGATGAAGAAAGCCGGGTTGCAACCGGCGGATGTCACCGAACAGGAGCGACAGTTGTTGGTCGACCTCTACGACTCCGACGTCCGATACTGTTCGCGACACCTCGACCGACTATTCGATGGACTCGAAGACCTCGGTCTCTGGGACGAGTGCAACGTCCTGTTTTCGAGTGACCACGGCGAGGAATTCCGCGAACACGGGGCCTTCTTTCATCGGAATTACCCGTACGACGAACTCACTCACGTGCCGCTTATCGTGAAGACACCGACGGTCGATGCTCCTGAGCGAATCTCGGAGACGAGAGAACTCCTCGACCTCGCGCCGACGATTACGTCGTTCCACCTCTCAGATTCGATTGACCCCGAATTCGAGGGGACACATCTCTTCGAGGGTGACGACCGGACGGTGTTTTCGCTGGGGCAACCCAACGAGATCGCTCCCGCGGTCGCCGTCCGCACCGACGAATGGAGACTCATCGCGAGCAAGGCAGGAGATCAACTCTACGACATTCGGACCGACCCAGACGAACAACGGAACGTTATCGACGACAACCCGGCAGTCGCTGCGGAACTCCGCGACCGCATTCCCGAGCATCTCGTAACGCGCGAGGTCAACCCCCCTCGGGCACCGAAAGACGACGTGGACCGCGAGCAACTGGAAGCACTCGGCTACATGGAGCTTCGGGACTGA
- a CDS encoding DUF7344 domain-containing protein, which yields MTMSVEKVADWAAESVGPSEPTEELTQETVFETLSSERRRHVLHYLFQQEQPVTLKELSTQIAAWENNTKCDLVTYKERMRVYTALRQAHLPKMVDNNVVIFDEKRGVIEPTDDASALEVYLDIVPHNSISWSKYYAGLGVFSHGFVFANWIGLPPFSLIPSLGCAVIVTLLFSVSALVHAASDREMRLGREGQPPA from the coding sequence ATGACTATGTCTGTCGAGAAAGTAGCGGACTGGGCAGCTGAGTCAGTCGGGCCCTCCGAACCGACGGAAGAATTGACACAGGAAACTGTCTTCGAGACACTCAGCTCGGAGCGCCGCCGCCACGTGTTACACTATCTCTTTCAACAGGAACAGCCGGTCACACTCAAAGAACTCTCGACGCAGATCGCTGCGTGGGAGAACAACACGAAATGCGACTTGGTAACATACAAGGAGCGGATGCGCGTATACACTGCGCTCAGGCAAGCACATCTGCCGAAGATGGTGGACAACAACGTCGTCATATTCGACGAGAAACGGGGAGTAATCGAACCCACAGACGACGCATCAGCGCTCGAAGTGTATCTCGACATCGTCCCACACAATTCGATTTCCTGGAGCAAGTACTACGCCGGTCTCGGGGTATTCAGTCACGGGTTCGTGTTCGCGAACTGGATTGGACTGCCTCCGTTCAGCCTCATCCCCAGTCTGGGGTGTGCTGTCATCGTTACACTTCTGTTCAGCGTTTCTGCCCTCGTCCACGCTGCCAGCGACCGCGAGATGCGCCTCGGTCGGGAGGGCCAACCCCCAGCCTGA
- a CDS encoding signal peptidase I, protein MKVPSKQTLFNTLCVVVLLALVLPFAVTAVPQLVGADQSYTVLTGSMQPAISSGDVIIVRDVPASTIETGDVITYELDSGRSDVQRQTHRVVEVVEREDGRYFRTKGDANEDPDQRLVSADTVVGRVMMTIPYAGHVTLFANTTTGIVVLILVPTVLLIGSEVWMLISAVRKSRGGER, encoded by the coding sequence ATGAAAGTTCCTTCGAAACAAACGCTGTTCAACACCCTCTGTGTCGTGGTACTGCTCGCACTCGTCCTCCCGTTTGCCGTTACGGCTGTCCCCCAACTCGTCGGTGCGGATCAGAGCTACACCGTGTTGACGGGCAGTATGCAACCGGCGATTAGTTCGGGAGACGTCATCATCGTACGCGACGTGCCAGCGTCGACTATCGAAACCGGCGATGTCATCACCTACGAATTAGATTCCGGCCGGAGTGACGTCCAGCGACAGACCCACCGTGTCGTCGAGGTCGTCGAACGGGAAGACGGCCGGTACTTTCGGACAAAAGGGGACGCTAACGAGGACCCAGACCAGCGACTCGTCTCCGCTGACACAGTCGTCGGGCGCGTGATGATGACTATCCCGTACGCTGGGCACGTGACGCTATTCGCAAACACGACGACAGGTATCGTCGTCCTCATCCTCGTTCCGACAGTGCTTCTCATCGGTTCCGAGGTTTGGATGCTTATCAGTGCCGTCCGGAAGAGCCGGGGCGGTGAACGATGA
- a CDS encoding S8 family peptidase, protein MSLIDNTLTRRRILQGIGVGVSGPLISNEAIAKKPADGSAERHIIGTKSKRGKRAARGRAKEVVNELDFGDIGQAVVGRFPPEALDALRNHAGVRYVEPDGQVEAIGESLPWGVDRIDADVAHSNGETGQGADIAIIDSGIDSDHPDLQANLGTGYAVETCSGCDEPWDDDNSHGTHCAGIAGAVDNTEGVVGGSTEATLHAVKVIGDDGYASVSGLADGIQWTADQGYDVGSMSLGASDSYSTLQDACQYAYDKGVLLVAAAGNDGCSGCVRYPAAYSTVVAVSATNSDDSIASYSSTGDEVELAAPGTYIYSTVPGGYSTKSGTSMACPHVSGVGGLVMAHGHSNTKARQILQDTAEDIGLSSDAQGYGLVDAEAAANAASDGGGGGDTNVAVSTDGASSVGETSVTFNGSLTDLGGASSADCYFEYRETGTSTWSTTSTQTLSSTGTFSQSVSGLEDGVDYEYRAVADASDGDTDTGSSVTFTTTDDPPAVTTDSPTNVADSSATLNGSLTDLGNASSADCYFEYRESGTSSWSTTSVQTLSSTGSFSQDISGLSTGTDYEFRAITDASDGDTDTGSSVSFTTSTSDTSVAVATDQESSVGTSSVTLNGDLTDLGGASSADCAFKYRESGTSTWTETSAQTLSSTGSYSESISGLSSGTDYEFCAVADASDGDTDTGSTITFTTDSSSGGNAPAIDSYSVTEAGSPNPHAEITAKWSVSDADGDLDSVLVEVFDSSGSLVDSARTSVSGGSASGTDKFKFKHVGKATYDLTLTVTDASGYSATQTKQVSS, encoded by the coding sequence ATGAGCCTGATAGATAATACGCTAACCAGACGGAGAATCCTCCAGGGTATCGGTGTCGGGGTTTCCGGGCCGTTGATTTCGAATGAAGCAATAGCAAAAAAACCCGCAGACGGTTCGGCCGAACGGCACATCATCGGAACGAAATCCAAACGTGGTAAGCGTGCAGCGCGAGGGCGCGCGAAGGAGGTCGTCAACGAATTGGACTTCGGCGACATCGGGCAGGCGGTCGTCGGCCGGTTCCCGCCGGAGGCGCTTGACGCACTGCGGAACCACGCGGGCGTTCGATATGTCGAACCCGATGGACAAGTTGAGGCCATCGGCGAGTCGCTCCCGTGGGGCGTCGACCGCATCGACGCGGACGTCGCCCACTCTAATGGGGAGACGGGCCAAGGAGCCGACATCGCTATCATCGACTCCGGAATAGACAGCGACCACCCCGACCTGCAAGCGAACCTCGGGACGGGGTACGCAGTCGAAACCTGCTCAGGCTGTGACGAACCGTGGGACGACGACAACAGCCACGGGACACATTGTGCGGGTATCGCTGGCGCTGTTGACAACACTGAGGGTGTCGTCGGAGGTAGCACCGAGGCGACGCTCCACGCAGTCAAGGTAATTGGTGACGACGGCTACGCGAGTGTCTCCGGACTCGCCGACGGAATCCAGTGGACTGCCGACCAAGGGTACGACGTCGGCAGCATGAGTCTCGGCGCGTCCGACAGCTACTCGACACTTCAGGACGCCTGCCAGTACGCCTACGACAAGGGCGTCTTGCTGGTGGCCGCGGCCGGTAACGACGGATGTAGTGGCTGCGTCCGGTATCCTGCGGCGTACTCGACAGTCGTCGCTGTCAGCGCGACGAACAGCGACGACTCGATCGCCTCGTACTCCTCGACCGGCGACGAGGTCGAACTCGCCGCACCCGGCACCTACATCTACTCGACGGTTCCCGGCGGCTACAGCACTAAGTCGGGTACGTCGATGGCCTGCCCGCACGTCTCGGGCGTAGGTGGACTGGTGATGGCTCACGGTCACTCGAACACGAAAGCGCGGCAGATACTCCAGGATACCGCCGAAGACATCGGGCTGTCGAGCGACGCGCAGGGTTACGGCCTCGTCGATGCCGAGGCGGCTGCCAACGCCGCGTCTGATGGCGGTGGCGGGGGCGATACGAACGTCGCCGTCTCGACCGACGGCGCCAGCAGTGTCGGAGAGACCTCTGTCACGTTTAACGGCAGCCTAACCGACCTCGGTGGGGCGTCTTCCGCCGACTGCTACTTCGAGTACCGCGAGACCGGAACGAGTACGTGGTCGACGACGAGCACCCAGACGCTCTCCTCGACAGGCACGTTCAGTCAATCCGTCTCCGGACTCGAGGACGGCGTCGACTACGAGTATCGGGCGGTTGCGGACGCCAGCGACGGCGACACCGACACCGGGAGTTCGGTGACGTTCACCACGACCGACGACCCGCCCGCAGTCACGACGGACTCGCCGACCAACGTCGCGGACTCCTCGGCGACGCTCAATGGTAGCCTCACCGACCTCGGCAACGCGTCGTCGGCCGACTGCTACTTCGAGTATCGCGAAAGTGGAACGAGTTCGTGGTCGACCACAAGCGTTCAGACGCTCTCCTCGACGGGTTCGTTCAGTCAGGACATCTCCGGCCTCTCCACGGGCACCGACTACGAGTTCCGGGCGATTACTGACGCCAGCGACGGTGACACTGACACCGGAAGTTCGGTCTCGTTCACCACCTCGACTAGCGACACGAGCGTCGCCGTCGCCACCGACCAGGAGTCGAGCGTCGGCACCTCTTCGGTCACGCTCAACGGTGACCTGACCGACCTCGGCGGAGCATCCTCGGCGGACTGTGCCTTCAAGTACCGCGAGAGCGGGACCAGCACGTGGACGGAGACGAGCGCGCAGACGCTCTCTTCGACCGGTTCGTACAGTGAGTCGATTTCGGGACTCTCCAGCGGTACCGACTACGAATTCTGCGCCGTCGCGGACGCCAGCGACGGCGACACCGACACCGGGAGCACGATCACGTTTACGACCGACAGTAGCTCGGGCGGTAACGCCCCGGCTATCGACAGCTACAGCGTGACTGAGGCTGGCTCGCCGAACCCACACGCCGAAATCACGGCCAAGTGGAGCGTCTCCGACGCTGACGGTGACCTTGACTCGGTTCTCGTCGAGGTGTTCGACTCCTCCGGTAGCCTCGTCGACTCTGCGCGGACGAGCGTGAGCGGTGGAAGCGCATCCGGCACTGACAAGTTCAAGTTCAAGCACGTCGGCAAAGCCACGTACGACCTCACCCTGACCGTCACCGACGCGAGCGGCTACAGCGCCACGCAGACGAAGCAGGTCAGTTCCTAA
- a CDS encoding VanZ family protein: MSHLDKLRTHPQRTLAVFAYVAVVLIASVISTPAGGLSPIGPLGLVGLDKWLHAVGYAGLGFALAFAVRAIRLREVGGAIAVAGLYGLCIEFVQAGLPYRTFSVMDMGANVLGAMLGGVLWYVVVHREGRWG; the protein is encoded by the coding sequence GTGAGCCACCTCGACAAACTCCGGACCCACCCACAACGAACTCTCGCGGTCTTCGCCTACGTAGCCGTCGTCCTCATCGCATCGGTGATTTCGACACCAGCGGGGGGACTCTCACCCATCGGACCACTGGGACTCGTTGGACTCGACAAGTGGCTCCACGCGGTCGGCTACGCGGGGCTTGGGTTCGCTCTCGCGTTCGCGGTGCGTGCGATACGGCTTCGCGAAGTCGGAGGTGCAATCGCGGTCGCCGGACTCTACGGCCTGTGTATCGAATTCGTGCAGGCCGGCCTTCCGTACCGAACGTTCAGTGTGATGGATATGGGTGCGAACGTCCTCGGGGCGATGCTCGGTGGCGTGCTCTGGTACGTCGTCGTCCACAGGGAGGGACGATGGGGGTAG
- a CDS encoding DUF192 domain-containing protein, which translates to MPSRARTALFVAAVLVTVGSVVYLTNPALIPGTASEYERTTLTVVDTETGETLTTVDARVADTYPKRYIGLSEAESLGANEGMWFIHDNTGTYAYAMRDMDFPLDIIFVAENGTITRIHHAETEPEATSEADLTRYRGTGKYVLEVPYGYTNRTEIDVGDRIVAD; encoded by the coding sequence ATGCCCTCCCGCGCACGGACTGCCCTCTTCGTCGCCGCCGTTCTCGTCACCGTTGGTAGCGTGGTCTATCTCACGAATCCAGCGCTTATCCCCGGTACAGCCTCGGAGTACGAGCGGACCACACTCACCGTGGTCGACACCGAAACGGGCGAAACGCTCACTACTGTCGACGCCCGCGTCGCCGACACCTATCCCAAGCGCTACATCGGATTGAGCGAGGCCGAATCCCTCGGGGCGAACGAGGGAATGTGGTTCATCCACGATAACACGGGGACCTACGCCTACGCGATGCGCGATATGGACTTCCCGCTGGATATCATCTTCGTCGCTGAAAACGGGACTATCACGCGGATTCACCACGCCGAAACCGAACCCGAGGCGACGAGCGAGGCGGACCTGACCCGCTACCGCGGCACCGGGAAGTACGTCCTCGAAGTCCCCTACGGCTACACGAACCGAACCGAAATCGACGTGGGCGACCGCATCGTCGCCGACTGA
- a CDS encoding NosD domain-containing protein, translated as MGDGVRILDARHVSIDDSRIDVRLVRQPEADTLLSIENSRQCVVTDTVLHSTNRTGVELTNSEKNTFRSCTMTSSVVVSLTNSHKNRFVDCELLSEDRVVVLTNSDLNRFKSNVLDSDAPAFTLVNSELNRFVENEIDILVAGFVLRRSGRNLVLKNVVDGDLGARGAILEDSDRNRIERNDFCALLVPPPFEPLVVVSPDSTGNVIRNVECEANTKSETPPSHPQSDDKHCTLPEE; from the coding sequence ATGGGAGATGGTGTTCGGATACTCGACGCACGACACGTGTCTATCGACGACTCTCGAATCGATGTACGGCTCGTCCGGCAACCTGAAGCAGATACACTCCTCTCTATCGAAAATAGCCGTCAGTGCGTGGTGACCGACACCGTATTACACTCGACCAACCGTACGGGGGTCGAACTAACCAATTCAGAGAAGAACACGTTTAGATCGTGTACGATGACCAGTTCAGTTGTCGTCTCGCTCACGAACTCGCACAAAAACAGATTCGTCGATTGCGAACTCTTGAGTGAAGATCGGGTAGTTGTCCTGACAAATAGTGACCTAAACCGATTCAAATCGAACGTTCTTGACTCCGATGCGCCTGCCTTTACGCTGGTCAATAGCGAACTGAATCGGTTTGTGGAGAACGAGATCGATATACTGGTCGCTGGGTTCGTTCTCCGGAGGAGTGGCCGTAATCTCGTTCTCAAGAACGTTGTCGATGGGGACCTGGGAGCTCGTGGCGCGATATTAGAGGACTCCGACAGGAACCGAATCGAACGCAATGATTTCTGTGCGCTCCTGGTGCCGCCGCCGTTCGAGCCACTCGTTGTCGTCTCTCCTGACTCGACTGGAAATGTCATTCGAAACGTCGAGTGTGAGGCTAACACGAAGTCCGAAACACCACCGTCACACCCACAGTCGGATGACAAGCACTGTACGCTCCCCGAAGAGTGA
- a CDS encoding DUF7538 family protein, which yields MGERISELAELQGWHAEDFAARVHYRGADDAYSIEYYEPSDCVLYWKVKGDGELAVPVSREAVPNPLRERIRQDLTEAGIEPDVEGRVL from the coding sequence ATGGGAGAACGGATTTCGGAACTTGCTGAACTTCAGGGGTGGCATGCGGAAGATTTCGCCGCACGAGTCCATTACCGCGGGGCGGACGACGCGTACAGTATCGAGTACTACGAACCGTCCGATTGCGTCCTCTACTGGAAGGTAAAAGGCGACGGTGAGCTAGCAGTCCCTGTCAGCAGAGAGGCGGTCCCGAATCCACTTCGTGAGCGTATCCGACAGGACCTTACTGAGGCAGGTATCGAACCAGATGTTGAGGGACGCGTGCTCTGA